The DNA region GCAGCACAATGCGGCGGCAGCTCCCACAAAGAGGCCTCACTGTGGGATTCAAATGAAGTGGGGGGAGAGGGGCAGCGGAGGGGGTGAAGGGGCTGGTTGTGGGGTACAGAAATTGAATTTGGAGGGGCAGCGCGGACTGAAAGAGCCGAACAATGAAAGAAAGGGAGGGTGCTGATGGACACTGAAGAGTACAGAGGAAGCAGGGGCAGAAAATCGGCGTAACCCGGGCCCAGATCTTGGGACAGCGGTGGCCTCTGTCCCGCTGCGACACGCAGCAGCCACGCAATGCGGAGGAAGGCCAGGCTTCACGCCAGACGCCTCTCGTGTCTCAGTTTCAACTTGCGCGTTTTATAACAGCTCGGCCTCCGTTTGGGACGAGCTGTGACGAAAATGCTTTTCGTACTCCGGACGGATGGAGATTCTGCGAGTAGCTTGGGGGGGATTTTAAAGGCTGTTGTGGTGCATTCAGATGTAGTCAAATAGGGAGAGGAAGCTCGGCTAACGCAGGAAAATGAGCTGCAGGTGAAGCCGAGGTCACCGGAGCCAAGCTGTGGTCAGAGTgagtaaacaaaagtaaacgAAAACAGAGGTAAAGAAAGAGTCATGTAGGTTTCAGCTGCTTGAGTCGCTTTCTTTGGCTTTGAAAATTATGTGAACATGAAATCTGAGCAGttttaattaggaaaaaaaaaaaaagcctaagtTTAAAGAGTTTTCTATTAACATTTCCCAGTCTCATggcgccctctagtggctgTTAATAAGCTCAACAGCAGAAGTTTGAATTACATTTTGGAGACTAATATTTACACACAcggaaataaaccaaatgaggAATACTGTAAATGGATCGCAATGAAATAAAGTAGATATGCCATTTCTGACACCAATGCACTAAGGTTCTTAAAATAGCTGCAGTATGTACATTTTatcattagttttatttattataacatgacacagataatctgaaaataaacattgagcTTTTCCTGTGATCTATGAGcttgacagttttaacaagtaTGTAAAAAGCATGCTATAAAAGTTatctactgcagctttaaagtagTTAAGTTTAATTTGACATACAGCGGATCAATAATGACAGTTATATCTCATTCTGTAAAGatgaaaactttcttttcaCAAACAGTGCCTCGTCTGCGTTAGTTACTGGACTTCAATCATGCATCCATGTTTCGTTGTGCGTACTTCTTAATAcgtgacatgttttatttctggacTCTTGTTACAACgtcatttattgtaaataagaCCGAAGAGGTAACGATGCCACatcttttgctttaaatagcTTCCTGTTCCCAAGAGGAAACTTTCCAACAGCAACcaacaatgaaaacattgtaATATCCCTTAAGAGGTTAAAATAGGTCATTTCAAATCATTacaaagaaattagaaattgttatttttagcaTATGCATACAGTGGATTGGGAAGTATAACGTTACCTGTGTTTGAAAAGTGGCCAGCTTATCCTTAAAAAACAAGAGGTTATGGATTACTAATCAAAAGATCATCTGattaacctttaaaaaaaataaagtatcagACAGGATGTGGACAAAAATTGGTTTGTGGTaaagaaatgcaacatttagAAGCCTGCAGATGCTAAGAGGATGATTTTATACAATTATATATCAGttatttgctttttatcttCTCAAAATTGAAACATAAAACCAGATCCACTAAAATTTGAACTGGCCTCTTTTTCTGGGCGGCTTTCGAAGCTAtgataaaacaaagacaacaacaataaaatatctgaaatattatttttttatcagtttataaGTTACTTTTCTCACACATGAACAGAGCATCGCAGCGAAAGTGCAAAGAAATCAAAGCAATACAATTGAAATCACATGAATATGAGCAGAAAGACCCCTGGCAGACAGAAATTATTCTCATTTACGAAAAGATTACCTATTCAGGATTCTCTGTAGCCTTTCCGTGGAAAATTCTCACATTATGGACAGACATTTGGATTTTCTTATGATCAGCAGTCAGGAGAAACCTTCGCTGGCTACACGACATTTAAGAGTTACGTCTTCTGGTTGAACGACGACTGCAAGACtctgagggaaaacaaaaacactaaaggactggggtttttttgttttttttttaagtctaaaaGATCCCTTTATCTGCATGTTGTGCAAATCTgacagaagaataaaatatagagCTGACAGAGTCCAGAGCATCTAAAGCGCTGCGGTTCAAACCGACTGACACTGAAATGCCAcggggatttaaaaaaaataaataaaaaaaaatcacagcaagAAACcaagacagaataaaaacaccagtACCGATTAGAACAGTTCTTGTGTCTGCGGCGGGAGCGATGCCTGATCTCCTCGCGGACGGAGGCTCTTTAAAATAATCGACTACAACCCCACAGGAGACAAAAACGAGGGACAGACAgtgttttactttcagtttaaaatgttaaaacggTGAGAAATCTGCCAAACACAGTGCGCAGTCTGACGGAAGTCCGATCTACAGAGCCAGTGGCGCGGCCCGGCCCGGTGGAGATACAACAGTGAGAACAGAAGTGGTTGTGTCTTTGAGACAGGTAGGTCGGCTGTGTGTGACGTGGGGCGGGGGGCagatgaaggaaggaaggaggggaACGTCGCCTTCGCTCCTCTAAAACAGCTGGATCATGGACTCCCGTGACTTTCCCACTCCGATCCACTTGActgaagagaaaggaaagatTTTTATCAACCTCATGAGGAGTCTGGGGTTTAGCAGTCTCTGTTTTTGAAACGATAACGCTCAGCAGGAGATGGTGACCTGCAGGTGGGCAATCCCAGCTGGAACTGTGGCGCTAGAAGCTGATCGTTTGGTTTGCATATTGAGTAACATTTTTGTCTATGCAGTAAAttcaaaagaaactaaaatctttATAGATAATTAACTGTGATTTAACCAAGCAGCACTTCTCTAAAATCCTTCCGTTCCTATTCCTCCCGTCCCATTGGAGCTGAAATTCAAGCTTTCGTCCTGAAGCTGCTGGTATGTGCAACATATTAAGTTATTGGCATCTCTatgtaaaacaatgaaacaattagtttttttgtaatGGAGACTCAGTGATGCCACTCTTTGCTCTGGTTCTTAAACagtgaactttgacctcctTCCTCATACTCCTCACTGTGCGCAGCGGCAAAATAAACACTGGGCTCCTCACCCAGGCTTCTTTGTTGATCTTCCAgtggttttaaacatttcatatagAAAATGTCGCATTGGCCGACTTGgacacacaaaaacaccagttaaaaaaaaaaaaaacacaaaaaaaaactcacataaACCCCCACTCTTTTAGTTACATGTTGAACAGGTTTTCTATTGCTTCTTTCTGCATGAGCAGCAGAAAATTGGTGCCTACTGATGAGAAATGGTAGATTATTTAATGTGCTTTGAGTAGGACTGCAGTGGGTTTTATGGAGATTTCAGATGATTTCTAAAGAGTTTGCTCTATTCACCGCTACAATATGAATGTAATTATGCATTACTCATGAAACATGCTTCAAGACTATCATTTTAAGTTGTTAAAGTAcagtacaatttaaaaaaaaaagctttctctGTTTGGACAATCTCACCCCTGATCACCCAAAGCCTAACTTGACTTCAGCAAGCAGATGCTGAACATGAACCCGGAGTAAAACAGGATTGTTCCTGTAATGAGTGACTCCAGTTTCACTGCTTTATTGATGAccagaaaacaagaaatcagGACAAACGCAGCTGGAGACACTGGACTTCAACTGATCAACAAAAACCATGTAGGCCACATGGGAAAATGGCTGATCCATTTTGAGACATTAGTTGCAAACATCTTcatttattgattctttttaaatatgctgACCTGGAATTTGCACATATCATTGACACAAAGCATCATGGACTATAGGAAAGGGAGGATATGagtttcttaatgttttttccccccttttactgaataaataaatttacatcaGAGGTTGgatgttgaaataattttccaaagtGAGATTTTGCTGACAAATTTACTTTAAGGCTCTGTACATCCTAAAGGAGCGCCGCAGATGAAATGGTGGAAGAACCAAATAAGAAACAAGTACCCAGATTGTTGCCTCTTACAGAAATCTAGTTCCTGATGACATGTGGCAACGTAAAACCTCGCAATCAATCAATTACTGATCGGTTAGTAATCATTTTTGTTGGCACAAGCATGACCTTGCTGTAATAgtttgccatttttcttttcagagttttggGAAGTCATAGGATGAGAGTTTGAGCATACACGCTCTTtacaggattaaaaaaaaaaaaaaaaaaactacttagGAATGCAAGATtgcttaaaaatgttcaaatattcaaaataactACAGTAGAAAtcctaaaaatgtattatttcattAAGGCTGTGTGGTTAAAATGATAGCAACAAGCCCTTTCCTTCAGTCATCgtggtgtgcgtgtgtgtgtgtgtgtgtgtgtgtttccgtACCAGGTACTCCCACATGCTCCTCCACGAAGCGCACATACTGCTGGGCGTTCTCTGGCAGCTCCTCGAAGCTTCGAGCTGCTGAGGTGTCGCTCGTCCAGCCGGGCAGCGTCTCGTAGTGGACCTCGACGCGCTGCAACACCTCCTGATTGGCTGGCGCAAAATCAGTCAGAGGAGAGGACAATTTGAAAACGTTCACCTTACAGCACGTCCGTTGAAAGCTGGGGCTCTCTGTCAAGATTCATGCAAACTGGAAACGGGAATGTAATCtgatcagatttttgtttttgttagacGTCTTATTCTgagccaaaaggaaaaaaacaccaaaaatactggaaaagcagtaaaaactaGTTTCCTTAGATATATAATTAAAAGTCCTACTGACGCAaaatttcttttggtttaaaGCAACAAGCAGGCACAGTTTTTTCCATGAAAacactgtgaaaaagtattgCGATTGCCTCCATGCACCATCAATGCGCAACACTCCACTGATGAAGAAAAAGCATGCCGAGATGAATTTGACGTTTAGTGAAGAACATTTGGACAAGTCAGTGAGGTAAAAGgtataaataaatcagtgatgTTCACGtgttaaatacttattttccatcTTGTAACTTCTTTCTTCACTGGCACACTTACCTGGAAAATAAGGTATAATTTCACCATCGACTTTGTACGCTAAGCCCACTTTGATCTCTGAAAATACGTCGAGTATGTCCAGTTTTGTAAGCgctaaactgaaagaaaagacgaatgaaagaaaaataaatcaagtattTCTCTTTATATCTTTCatatttgggggaaaaaaaagataaaactgaaaggaaagcagaaaaaataaataaacatacgCAGTGAAGCCATTTATCATATGTGCATATTTGATGAGCACCAGGTCCAGCCAGCCGCAGCGGCGTTTCCTGCCTGTGGTCACGCCGATCTCCTTCCCTCGGTTCTGAAGCAGCTCTCCAATTTCCTGAtcaccaaaaaagaaacaaacatttcgTAGGTTTTCTATGGTCTTCTTCTAGCAGCAAAAGCCAGAACGCTCCTACTATTAAAGCTCAGTTTACAGGCTGATTTAGCTTAATGAAAAATATACTGCAGATGGGAGCAATGTGCCATCATGTCCTCTAGATGGTgctgttttacagcaaaatgcTCCGCTCTTTAAAGGACTGGAGTTTCTTAAAGCATAACAACACCTATGACTATGTTATAAATAATATCAGTATGAATAAAGAATGAGGAAAATCTTACAACAGAAGAACTACACTTTCCATTCCAAATCAAAAACTGAAGGAGAATAACTTTGCCATGACTGCGCAAGCAGTGCTTTTTCTATTTAGACCTGCCGGTAAATTATTTGCCatgtagaaatatatttttcataattctATGAAGCTGTTGCATCGCAATGACTTTGCACAATATGGCAGTTTGACTCAGATAGGTCTTTTTATAGGTGGGTAATTTTAGGTTTGGTAGTAAAAGTGATGGCTCCTCCTGTGACGAACATGAAGCATGAATGTGTCATGCTGTGTATCTTCTTACGTTGTTCTGCTCTGAGGGGAAGGCACCGATGCCCACTCTGGTGGTGTAGGCTTTAACCACCCCGTAAACTTCACCGACGTTCTGGGGAGGCATGCCGAGTCCCGTGCACACCCCGCCGACTGTGCAGTTGGACGACGTCACAAACGGGTAGGTACCTgcgaaaaatatatatatatatattttttttaaatccacacatAAATATGCGTCTTGTTCAGGTTTTAGGTTATAATCGGAGGATTTGgtcagtaaaaacaaaccaggTCAGATACCTCGCCGTTTCCCCTCGGCTTTCATgtgcttcaaaaaaaaaaaaaaaaaaaaaaagctcaccTCAATAATGGTTTCTGTTTGCAAATAAGATTcttaaagtggcagtattatgtattttaacaTAACCAATGTTATTTTCAGTTGTCAGGAAGCCATCACAACATTGTTCCTCTATTAACactttatcaacatttttaccagagttgcactgagaagtagctcatataacgagctcagcagatgtgcagatGTCCTATGTCAcacccgttcgatcctctggcaTGTTCGATCCTCACACACCCCGTTCGATCTGTGCAGTTGCGATCCTCGGTAGGTACCTGCCGTtcgaaaaatatatatatatatatttttctaaatcctAAATACGCCCCCTTGTTCAGGTTTTAGGTTATAATCGGAGGATTTGGTCAGTAAAACAAACCAGGTTCGATCCTCGCGCGCTTTCCCGTTCgatccttcaaaaaaaaaaaaaaaagcacacctCAATAATGGTTTCTGTTTGCAAATAAGATTcttaaagtggcagtattatgtattttaacaTAACCAATGTTATTTTCAGTTGTCAGGAAGCCATCACAACATTGTTCCTCTATTAACactttatcaacatttttaccagagttgcactgagaagtagctcatataacgagctcagcagatgtgcagatATCCtatgtgtttgctaattgctgctggctagtctgaaggagttgcaTAAGGGAGGAACAGAGGAAGGTTGGTTTGTGAGGCTCTGAGGAGAAGCTGCGCCTCGAAAATGGTGCAGCATCCAGCCAGGcgttttacacagctgaatggttgccatgggagattaaaggatttgacaaacatgtatgaaaaaaaataaataaatcaaggcaacactccaagtatgttttttgATGAGGTTGTAACATTCTAACATGgcgtaaagctcaaaaaagtcaattttgcataatactgcccctttaataagAAATCTGTACAAGTTAAAATTCACacaggtaacaaaaaaaaattactccaGCCATTCTAGGAACTCAAGGCAGGCTTTATGACAACCTAGCTGTTTTGATAATAGTGCTGAGTGTGGTCAGTGCTCACAATAACAAAGGATCTGTTCAGGTGCGAGATAATCCCTGAAAATGACTGTAATTCAGCTCGACTGACAGACTGCTGCCAGTGGTCGCCTTGGTGCTCATGCAGTAAGGTGACAGAGTGGTTACAGCTGGTGAGACGGCACGTAAACCCCGGACACAGGAGCATGTCGGTCAAACTTACCATCATCCCTACTCATTACTCCAGGAAGGCTTTTGTGAAGAGCAATCCACATCTTAATGTTATCTAACCAGAGCAACCATTAGATGAGGCACACATGCTCTGACTTACTGACCGAAGTCTATGTCCAGAAGTGCTGCGTTGGCTCCTTCCACCAGGATCTTCCTGGGAGGGCCGTGGAGAGCCTCGTACATGAAGTGCACACCATCCCTCACCATGGGCTTAAGTCGCTCCACATAGGCCTGAATCAGGTAAATACAAACcaatctttaattaaaaaaaaaaaaccaaaaaaaaaacacagcagggtTTTAGATCCTGTTTAGATTACTTTTATTAATTACCTTTAATTTATCCAGCTCTCCTTCGATGTCAATCTCCAGTGTCGGATACATGGCTTTGTACTGCTGAGCCAGCATTTTGTATCTGTAACAGGGGGTCAGCTCTGATTAGTTAAATTTAGGCACACTTTTCTCATGAtcgtgagaaataaaaaaaactatataaatatatatatatatatatatcaagtcATAAGTTTCCACAATGAATGCATTTCATCAATATCCAAACAAGTAGAAGAAAATCTTATCCGTACTTTACTGGGATTTCCTGAATTCAGGGGCTGTGCATGAACACGTTATTGAGAGGCGTTGACCTTTTggagaaattttaaattaaccATGATTTACCCCACCCTGATAAACATGAACTATGTAGGGTATTTGTTCATTGGCATCATTAGACAGCACTCCATCAATAAAGCTTTAGgacaaataaaagcttttgaaaGTAGAAAACAGTCAGTGCTTGGTGACTGCTGTGTATTTATAGGTATATATGTGCATTATCTTCTTTCTTTGTCATTTGATTTGTCTGTGGCTTTGTGAGGGTCATCTCCCCCAACCTTCAACCCccttttttgctatttttaattgACCTGGCGTGCCCACTTGGCTGCCTAAACAAGATATCAGTTGTTATTTCTTTCGTACAATAAAGTCAGTTGtacaacactttttttctttgctcaaaAATGGAGATACAGATTTTGAGGATCTATCATTGTATTCAAAAGGatttcatgaaacaaaaaagatcaGAATGGACAATATCGATGTTACCGATTTACCGACTAGGCAGAAACAAGCAGGGCGATGCTAAAATCTCGGGACCAAAATGATTCTTACAGAGCTAACTGAGGAGAGACAGTGAAATCCTGTAAGGCAGGAACAGACCTTTCGGAGAACTGAGTGAAGTCGGCCAGTAAATCACATATCCTGAGACCGCTGCGTGCCGCCTTAGCCGAGTACACCGGACCGATCCCCTTCTTGGTCGTCCCAAGGCTGAGCAGGGCCGGGAGCAGAGAAGGGAGGagataattaacaaaaaacattcacgTTAATTCATACCTTACCATTTTACAGCAACAGAGTTCGTCATGCAATCACACGTGAAACTCTTGTCATTTGACCAATCAGCAAGTCTGACTGAAAGCGAGCAGACACAGAAAGAGCCGCGTCCAATTAGCTGATcagacatttattattttaacattttacagatACATCTTCAACTTCCAAGCGACAGAAAATACCTTCTCTAGCTATTGCATCATCAGAAGTTCCCCTTTTATACACAGCACAGAATCAGACAAAGAGtattagaaaacaaatgaagcaaaatgcACATTTGCATTTCAACAACTTGCCATGTTAACGTGTACAACCGATAAGTCCTTCTATTAAAAGGAAGCTTCAGCACAGCGACATTTGCTGAgccaacatgcaaaatacaGACCAGAAATAGACAAAGATCTTCTGTGAATATAGAGTTTCACTTGAAGCCCCACTCAGTGTGAAACATCCACTCACCATGTGTCCCACAGTGGAAAGCTACTGTGGATTTACCacaactactactactactactactacaaaaaaagaaaaattcccttattttttatttcataaatgaaattaaGAGGCTAATAAAGAATGTTCTAATTGgtaattttctgaaagaattgatttttatttcatatattttttatggtttgaTAAACAGCGACTCATAAAATGTAGAGGTAAATAGAATATTTATATCCGCTGCCTTAAACATAACCCAAGTACAGCTTCATTCATTGTAACTTGCAacacaaaactgaagaaatcttATGTTGTGGTTAGTAGACACACACCTTAGGAAACTGAAACAGTGGCtgctggggaaaaaataacACCTTATCATCCAATctaaaaaagttcatttatttattaactctggatttctgcttttctttgtctttatggAAGTTGACATCAAACTgtattttgaatgaaaatacaTACAGATGTGCCTGAAAGTAAAAAGTTATGCAGCTTTAACCTGGTAAATGTGATAATACTGCATGAACCCGACCGTTTGTAATTCCTGGAATATGTTTAGCCTGGTACTTTTAAGCAGCTTGGTTCTGGATGAATGCAGTTTGTGTGATCCGACTCCAGCAGAACCCTCCAGCCTGACGCATCAAACAGCTGAAAGCTTGTAACGGCTGTGTCATTACAGCATGTGATCGCTTTGCCTCTTGCACAGATTCGCTGGGAGCATTTGTGCTTTGGTCGATGAGCTGCAAAGTCATTATGATTcgttctaaaacaaaaaaatctcaagatACAATTAGGGAGTTAAGTTCTTGGATCCGATAAAGATTAtccaagacaaaagaaaaaatctgtatGAGGTGAATTTATTGTTCATCAGCATAGATGAGTTGACGGTTGGTTTCATTAGACGTTTCCTCTGATCACTAAAACTAGACATTACTTCTTTAAAGAAACGTGAGAATAGAACAGCAGCTCATTTTCATTACCTATCAGAGTTTTCTTGCTAACAAATTTCATTTAGCACCTTATATTTAGTTTACTAGCTGAATTAAGTGTAACAATAAGTTTTTAATGGAGAAATGAgtagtaaaaacataaatgtgctGGTAAAGCAACTCATTTAACATCATTGCTTTTAAAGCCCTCTTAACAAGCAGTCATTGTTTAGCAGTAGGAAACCAAGTAACAGAGAAGGTTTATATAAAAATGGGAATAACTGCACCTTTAAAGAATTCAGAGCTTTTTTCATAAAGACGGTGCAACAAACCAAACTATCCAAGTCTTTCGTTCGAACAATCATTATCTAAATTTGCTCAAAGGAAAATATTacactaataaaaacattgtattcAAGGCAGCTTTAAATAAACTCCCACTGCACCATCCTAGATGTCAACATATTTGTCTCTTTACTTTAGTAAGCTATATTATcatatataaattttaaaggATTACTGCTAAAtctgctaaataaaaatctacaaactGTTTCTAAGGTTCGAATCACTAAGTGAGAAAGAGGAGAATGTGTCAGTGACTAAGGTTTTCTATGACTTTATAGAGGGAAAACTTTAGTTTTAGCATAGCTGTATGCTATCAGCTGTACGGTAACATATAGCCTCTGAACGCCCGTCCAGAACCTCACTGTCTAAAACTGTAggaactttttttccccctgtggATCTGAAATACAAAACCTGTTTAAGTTTCAGGTTCTGACCTCTGTACTGGATAGTAAACAATGTACCGGATTTTCTGGACTATAACTTGCTCTGATAAAGACGAATCAGTCAAAAAATGCATcatgaagaggaaagaaaacacagtATGAGTCACACTGGACCTCAGACCCATTCAATGAAATATAATGTTATAGAAAAGGCaatttattttaggaactttACCACTAAGTGAGACATATTTatagtttaattattttcacaGTTGGAAGtttaaaagcctttatttctgtttattatgatgatttttttcacttccagctaatggaaacacaacatttaaaaattagaatattacactagaccaaaaatatatatttttaaaaattcttaaaaacaaaaatgcggcttaataaaaaatatgttttgtaccTCCTTAAAggtgacattttcaaaagttgCTGCTATTCTGACAAACAAGAGTCATCGGGAGTCGGGATATTTCTTCAAATATGACTGcatgaatcatttattttgaaattgttaGACGTGACAGGGACGCCGTCCATGTTGCTGATATGAAGTTGATATTCCTGTTTTTCAACAAACTTGTGGAAACGGCGAACCTTTGGTTAGAAGCCTATTGGCAGTTTCTGACACACCCCAGACAGAGAGGCGGCTGCGTTGCATGAACCGGTAACGCAAAGTCATTTGTATCCCATCTCAAATGGACACAAATGTCATTTGTGACTACTACCATGTGGAGGCATGATTGGAGCACTGACAAGCCTCTAACTGCAGCATGCTCTTCAAGAACCCATCTGTGGACTTGTTCTTTCAGCTCTGGCCATCTTGCTTTCAGTCTGCGATTACTTTGCAGCTGCAGGTgataatattttactttttggttCATGTCAGTCAGTatgaattaacatttaaagCGTCAGTCAAAAAGGCATcgtgaagagagagagagagaaaaaaagaaaacagaagttgCACCTGCCTGTAAGTTACAGAACCAGTCAAATGATGAAAAAGAAGGGTGAAGTAATATCAGGACCAAACGGTACATTTGAAGGACATGTAAGTGTTTAAGTTTGGGGCTGGCATAAGGGTTAGAGGTAGATTTAAGTCTCTAAAGATACTGATGCACAAAGCAGAAGTGTTTGAGAATGGTGGGGCTTATGAGTCCAGGGTTCCACCTAGGAATTAAAAACTTCTCAAACTATCGGGCTGCACTGCCAGTCAACTTTCTGTAGGGCTCCCCCAGTGGGCCACCAGGTTTTACTTGTGCCcacaccaggctaagcattgcttagttacttaagtatttttaaaatgtttgcattttttacaactttatagTTGGTATTCAGGTATTCATTTCCCAATCTTTCAATaatacataattatcaagtgatattttcaaatttcctgtcaactttttgtaataaaaaaaaaaacccgacgGGCTGctctgctggatgaatgactgccctagcacccaaccaccgggcttagcaagtttttcTGGCGAGTTGCTTTCGAAAGAACACAACTAGCCTTAATTTCACTGTTCggaaatatttctgaaacaaaaaccgTGGTGGTGTGGAAACCAAAAGGCCACCACATTAATCTTATTAATGTagcatttatttacaacaacaaGAAATAAGCCTGGACTGGACTGCATGCTGGCTACATGAGCTGAGAGCCCAATCAATCTAAAGCTGCTGGCTAACCCAGCATGAGCATCTAAAGAgctgaaaagcaaacaaagtaaCTATTCTGCACAACAATTACTTAGATGCTACTATTACTAAATATAGTGagagtttatttaatatttttgcttgcaTGCAAGTatgaaatatcaaaatgttACAGATAAAACTATCAGAACATTAATCAATATGTCCAGATTTGAGCAGCAACAGGAATAATTGTAAGCTTTTCgtatgaaataaaacacataatcaTGTTCTACATTTTAGTTGTAAATTTATGTGTAAATTCTATCTATTGTTCATAATCTCAGACCAAGCCACACCAACTTACAAGATTAATGTacgttaaaattaaaaataaaaccctacACGTTTGTTTACATTGTCCATGCGTACGGATATGTTTGGACgagctgctgtgtttgtgtacgtatgggtgtgcgtgtgtgtgtgtgttacaacCATCTTTCTAAGCAACAGGTTTCTTACTTCTTGCCTGCTTGTTCTTGCCTCTGCTGTTCCTGAACGCCATCGACAGCTTGGTGGAAGTCAAACACtgtggaggagggagagaggggacacacactctcacacacctCAGAGAAAGCAGGACTCACACATACACTAATATGCACACTTTCCAgcgttcacacacacattccttaTTCCCCCCACCCCAGAAAAACAGCGAAGAGGCGGAGCTGGCAGGGCTTACCTATATGTGCTCTGTCTGAGATGATCAGTCTTTTGTCCCAGTCCGTCAGGTCTAAACATACAGAGGAATACCTTTCATCTCTCTGGTTTTAATCAAA from Gambusia affinis linkage group LG13, SWU_Gaff_1.0, whole genome shotgun sequence includes:
- the adss2 gene encoding adenylosuccinate synthetase isozyme 2 isoform X1, whose translation is MSQSGSQETVEASDGNSSQRTLPRPPVGNRVTVVLGAQWGDEGKGKVVDLLAQDADIVCRCQGGNNAGHTVVVDSVEYDFHLLPSGIINPKVTAFIGNGVVIHLPGLFEEAEKNQGKGKDLTDWDKRLIISDRAHIVFDFHQAVDGVQEQQRQEQAGKNLGTTKKGIGPVYSAKAARSGLRICDLLADFTQFSERYKMLAQQYKAMYPTLEIDIEGELDKLKAYVERLKPMVRDGVHFMYEALHGPPRKILVEGANAALLDIDFGTYPFVTSSNCTVGGVCTGLGMPPQNVGEVYGVVKAYTTRVGIGAFPSEQNNEIGELLQNRGKEIGVTTGRKRRCGWLDLVLIKYAHMINGFTALALTKLDILDVFSEIKVGLAYKVDGEIIPYFPANQEVLQRVEVHYETLPGWTSDTSAARSFEELPENAQQYVRFVEEHVGVPVKWIGVGKSRESMIQLF
- the adss2 gene encoding adenylosuccinate synthetase isozyme 2 isoform X2, with the translated sequence MLAQQYKAMYPTLEIDIEGELDKLKAYVERLKPMVRDGVHFMYEALHGPPRKILVEGANAALLDIDFGTYPFVTSSNCTVGGVCTGLGMPPQNVGEVYGVVKAYTTRVGIGAFPSEQNNEIGELLQNRGKEIGVTTGRKRRCGWLDLVLIKYAHMINGFTALALTKLDILDVFSEIKVGLAYKVDGEIIPYFPANQEVLQRVEVHYETLPGWTSDTSAARSFEELPENAQQYVRFVEEHVGVPVKWIGVGKSRESMIQLF